The nucleotide sequence CTATTCTCATCGCCGCTTTTTTTGCGGATCGCAGCACTTTATTTCAAACAGCAGGATATCTTTACACCGCAGGAATTGTTCTATTTTCGTTCAGTTTATACCTGCTCGCCTGGTCAGGAATGAAATGGCTCGGCGCGATCACTCCTTTCGGCGGCCTTTGTTTTCTGGCCGGCCATGCTCTGTTGTTGACTGGATTCTGGAAGTCGTAACCGAAGTAGTGCGGGCGTCCCGCCGGCACGCCGGCTTCGAGCCGGCACCGCCGGCTTCGAACCGGCAGAACTCATCGCAGACGAGACGTCCGCGCTACTTTGATTACGAGTGCCGCCTGTTCCGTTGATATTGTTGAACGGCGCGATTGTGCTCCTGCAAAGTGGAAGAAAAATAGTGGCTGCCGTCATTGCGAGAAACAAAATAGAGCTTTTCCGTCTCTTGCGGAAACAGAGCAGCTTTGATCGCTTCTTTTCCCGGATTGCAAATCGGTCCGGGTGGCAGTCCGGCTTCAACATATGTGTTATAAGCCGAACTGAATTGAAGATCGGCGCGTGAAATATGCCCGTCGTAATTTCCGGCAAGCATCATCGCATAAATGACTGTGGGATCGCACTGCAACAGCATAGATTTTTTCAAGCGGTTGTGAAATACACCGGAAATCAATGATCGCTCGGAAGGCTGCCCCGTTTCTTTTTCGATTAAACTGGCCAGGGTGATAACCTGCAACGTTGTCATCTTTATTTCAGCAGCACGGTTCCGTTCAGCGGGCCCGTATTCCTTTTGGAACTGTCTGAGCAAAAACAGAATTCCTGTTCGAGCATCGAGTTCCCTTTTCGTAAAAAAATAAGTATTGGGAAACAAAAAACCTTCTGCGTTTTCGATTTCAGAGTCGATCGCTTTTAGGGCGGCCATCACTTCCGGTGAATCCAGAGCGATTCTGAAATCCTCCCGCCGTCCGACTTTTTTCACTCCAAAAACATTTTCCACATCAAATAGGTTCGAGCCTTCCGGAACCGTTACCACCGTGTACAGCATTTCCCCTTTCATCAGCTTTTCATACACATCCCACGGAGACATGGGACGATCGAAAGCATAGTCGCCCGCCTTGCTCTTCCCTTGCGTCTTCTGCCAGATGAAAATGCCTTTTAAGTACCAGGGATGAGGAACGATTCCTTTTCTGTGCAAAGTATTCGCAATCGTATTCACCGAAGTTCCTGGATGAATCGTCACAGCGATTTTGGATGCGGAGTATCCCTTATAAGGAGTAAAAAGACGTTGCCGTATGTGCACGAATGCGGCTGCACCCGCCATTAAAATCAGCAGGAATACCACCAGAAAGAATTTCTTCATCGTTCTCTTAAGTATTCTTCCAGCAGGATCGATGCCGCAACAGCATCAATCTGCTTTTTTCGTTTTTGCCAATCGACTCTGCGATCCGACAAACGATGCTCCGCTTCGACTGTGGTTAAGCGTTCATCTTTGTACTCGACAGGCACCGATACGTGAGGCTGCAATTTAGCGACGAATTTGCGGACATCTTCCGTTTGAGGCCCTTCGGCTCCACTCAAGTGAAGAGGCAGGCCAACCAGAATCTTCCCCACCTCCATTTCTTTTACGAGCGCTCCAATTCTTTCGGGGGCCTCTTTGTTCCGGTCAATGGTGGAATGTGGACGAGCGGTGATAGCCAGTGGATCCGTGATAGCAATCCCTATCCGTCGCTTCCCTACATCCAATGCCAAAATCCGCATGATTGTTAAACCGCCAAGACGCCAAGACGCCGAGTTTTTTGAATTATGTTCATCTTGGCGACCTTGGCGCCTTGGCGGTTAATATTCTACGCTTGGTCCAGTCGGATGCGAGGCGCATTGCAAAGATCATGCTTCCGGGATGGGCAATACCCCGGCCTGCGATGTCAAATGCTGTTCCATGATCCGGAGAGGTGCGAATCAGCGGCAAACCGAGGGTAACATTTGCGCTGTTTTCAAATTCTAGTAGTTTCAGCGGGATCATTGCCTGATCATGATACATTGCGAGAATCACATCCCAGGGGGATTTTGTCGCAGCCACGCGAAACACAACTTCCGGCGCGATTGGACCTTCAACCGGAATACCATTTCGGCGAACCTCATCCAGGGCAGGCTCAATCTCAGCCATCTCTTCCCGACCGAAAGCGCCCTTTTCTCCCGCATGAGGATTCACCGCAGCACAGGCAATTCTTGGATTTCTAAAACCCAGTTGCAGAAATTCGCCATAAATCAATTTGATCTTCTTCACTATTTTTTTCTGTCTAACTTCGCGAAGAGCATCTTTCAAAGAAACATGAGTGGAAAGCAACGCTATCCGGAATTTTTTGCCAGCCATCAGCATGCAATAGTTCGCCGTCTCTGTTTTTTCCGCGCAATACTCGGTTTGGCCCGGATACTTGTATCCGGACATGTGCCAGCTTTCCTTATGAATAGGACCCGTGACAACGGCATCGATCCATCCTCGTTTGAAATAATCAAAAGCGCGGTCCAAATAGTCAATCGACGCCTGCCCGGCAATTTCCGGGGACGGTCCGAAATATGGTTTCGGGACGTTATCGATATCAACCAGATCCAAACGGGACAGATCGACCGGGATTCTTAAATGTTTTGCGTGATGCAGTAAAACCCTCAAAGAACCAAAAACGGTATACCGGCGGGATGTTTTCTCCAGTGCTTTCAGCAGGACTTCAGGACCAATACCACCAGGATCACCTAATGTAATCCCGATTCTGGGACGAACTTGCAAAAGGCTTACTTATCCTCGTTGTCCTCGGTATCAAACATGGGATCTTTGTAGATGTATTTGATGCTCTCTTTGTATATCAAAAGGTTGGGCGCATCCATGCGATGCACTTTAATACAATTTCGATCGTACCATTCGATAATACCGCGTATCTCTTCGCCATCTTTCAAATGAATCACCATCGGAGTCTTACTATTCATCTGCCGGATGAAATAGTAATTCTCTGCGTTCGTTTGATCCGGAGGAGCCGGTTTCTTGCCTTTTGGTTTCGAGGAATATTGCTCTTTGATCTCAGTCAGATTTGGACGAATTAGCTTTCTATTCAAGATTCGTTTAACCTCCTTAGCGCGACCTTCTTATCAAATTAATCTTCTTGATTGAGTCGGCAAGAGAGAATTGTATGAGTTGTTCGGATACTATCACAGCACCCCATCCATTTCAAGCACGAACGGTATCTTTTTCTGTAAGTCTTTTGGTGGCATACTTTCCCTTTCCAGGAGGAATGAATTTGTCAAGGGCAATGCATGTTTTTCTGGTGATTCTCCTGTTTGCGGCCTTTGCGAAGGCCCAAACGGCAGCAGAATACTTCCAGCAAGCCAACGAAGCGTATGAAAAAAAGGATTACGTTTCGAATGTTCGTTTGTTGGAAAAGTCCATTGAAGCGGGGGCAGACCATCCCATGATTTTTTATTTTCTTGCGCGAGGGTACGCGCTCACAGGGAATCGAGATGCAGCCGTTCTATGGTTGAACAAAATTGCCGATCTTGGTGTTTTCCTTCAGCCCGAAGCGGATGAGAAGTTCGCATCCATTCACAAATCTCGGAAGTTTGAAACGGTCGTAAAACGCTTTCAGGACAATCTCAAACCGACCGATTCCAGCAAACCGGCAATCACAATGAAGGATAAAGATCTGGTACCGGAGGGTATTGCTTACGATCCTGCGGATCAAAGATTTTATTTCGGAGGAGCCGCGCGGCCTGAAATTGTGGCCTATAAAGATGGCAAGTTTGAAAAGTTTTCGAAACCGGAAGACGGGCTCTGGAGCGCGCTCGGAATGAAGATCGATTCGCGAACGCGCACGCTATGGGTGGCAAGCAGCGCTCTAGCGGGAGAGGAGAAAGGAAAGTCCGGCGTATTCCAGTACGATCTGAAAGAACGCAAATTGACAGCCAAATACCTATTGCCTGATGGAAATCATGGCCTTGGTGAAGTTGTGGTGGATTCCAAAGGAAATGTTTATGCAACAGACTCTGTTTCCCCCGCTATTTATTTCCTGAACAAGGGAAAACTCGAGTTGCTTCTCGGCCCTGAGCCATTTCGTTCCCCCCAGGGAGCCTGTCTATCACCGGATGAAAAAATCCTGTTCGTCGCCGATTACAGCCGTGGCATCTTTGCCGTCGACCTGGAAACGAAAAAATATTGGAAGCTCGCGCGCGCGGATAAAACGACAACTGTTGCCGGAATCGATGGCCTCTATCTGCATAAGAAAGATCTCGTCGCGATCCAAAATGGCGTGCAACCCAATCGTGTGTTAAAGATCGAGCTCAGCGCTGATCATACAAAGATGGAACGTGTGGATATTCTGGAATCCAATCACAG is from bacterium and encodes:
- the ruvX gene encoding Holliday junction resolvase RuvX — translated: MRILALDVGKRRIGIAITDPLAITARPHSTIDRNKEAPERIGALVKEMEVGKILVGLPLHLSGAEGPQTEDVRKFVAKLQPHVSVPVEYKDERLTTVEAEHRLSDRRVDWQKRKKQIDAVAASILLEEYLRER
- a CDS encoding DUF423 domain-containing protein, with the protein product MRMLGIIGSLGLFLGVALGAFGAHALRAQLTESALSTFETGVRYQMYHSLAILIAAFFADRSTLFQTAGYLYTAGIVLFSFSLYLLAWSGMKWLGAITPFGGLCFLAGHALLLTGFWKS
- the pdxA gene encoding 4-hydroxythreonine-4-phosphate dehydrogenase PdxA, with the protein product MQVRPRIGITLGDPGGIGPEVLLKALEKTSRRYTVFGSLRVLLHHAKHLRIPVDLSRLDLVDIDNVPKPYFGPSPEIAGQASIDYLDRAFDYFKRGWIDAVVTGPIHKESWHMSGYKYPGQTEYCAEKTETANYCMLMAGKKFRIALLSTHVSLKDALREVRQKKIVKKIKLIYGEFLQLGFRNPRIACAAVNPHAGEKGAFGREEMAEIEPALDEVRRNGIPVEGPIAPEVVFRVAATKSPWDVILAMYHDQAMIPLKLLEFENSANVTLGLPLIRTSPDHGTAFDIAGRGIAHPGSMIFAMRLASDWTKRRILTAKAPRSPR
- the mltG gene encoding endolytic transglycosylase MltG, with the protein product MKKFFLVVFLLILMAGAAAFVHIRQRLFTPYKGYSASKIAVTIHPGTSVNTIANTLHRKGIVPHPWYLKGIFIWQKTQGKSKAGDYAFDRPMSPWDVYEKLMKGEMLYTVVTVPEGSNLFDVENVFGVKKVGRREDFRIALDSPEVMAALKAIDSEIENAEGFLFPNTYFFTKRELDARTGILFLLRQFQKEYGPAERNRAAEIKMTTLQVITLASLIEKETGQPSERSLISGVFHNRLKKSMLLQCDPTVIYAMMLAGNYDGHISRADLQFSSAYNTYVEAGLPPGPICNPGKEAIKAALFPQETEKLYFVSRNDGSHYFSSTLQEHNRAVQQYQRNRRHS
- a CDS encoding SMP-30/gluconolactonase/LRE family protein codes for the protein MNLSRAMHVFLVILLFAAFAKAQTAAEYFQQANEAYEKKDYVSNVRLLEKSIEAGADHPMIFYFLARGYALTGNRDAAVLWLNKIADLGVFLQPEADEKFASIHKSRKFETVVKRFQDNLKPTDSSKPAITMKDKDLVPEGIAYDPADQRFYFGGAARPEIVAYKDGKFEKFSKPEDGLWSALGMKIDSRTRTLWVASSALAGEEKGKSGVFQYDLKERKLTAKYLLPDGNHGLGEVVVDSKGNVYATDSVSPAIYFLNKGKLELLLGPEPFRSPQGACLSPDEKILFVADYSRGIFAVDLETKKYWKLARADKTTTVAGIDGLYLHKKDLVAIQNGVQPNRVLKIELSADHTKMERVDILESNHRLFPEPTLGVVVENDFYYIGNSMIGPFLENPKVELKPAAILKLPLEKKPPSRQERQGYN
- a CDS encoding RNA chaperone Hfq is translated as MNRKLIRPNLTEIKEQYSSKPKGKKPAPPDQTNAENYYFIRQMNSKTPMVIHLKDGEEIRGIIEWYDRNCIKVHRMDAPNLLIYKESIKYIYKDPMFDTEDNEDK